A window of the Streptomyces sp. NBC_00250 genome harbors these coding sequences:
- a CDS encoding acyl-CoA dehydrogenase family protein, with product MRRTVFNEDHEAFRETIRAFIEAEVVPVYDEWFAAGQAPREFYDKLGELGIFGINVPEEFGGAGLDTHKFEAVLYEETSRAGVQFGGSGVHVLLALPYIKMLSTDEQKKRYLPKFVTGEEMWALAMTEPGTGSDVAGMKTTAKLSEDGTHYVLNGSKTFITGGVHADRVIVCARTSAPTAEDRRFGISLFAVDTKSEGYSIGRKLDKLGLRTSDTAELAFVDVKVPVEDLMGEEGKGFYYLGHNLASERWGIAFGAYAQAKAAVRFAKEYVQDRTVFGKPVAHFQNTKFELAACQAEVDAAEAVADRALEALDAGELSPAEAASAKLFCTEVAHRVIDRCLQLHGGYGYMNEYPIARLYADNRVNRIYGGTSEIMKSIIAKSMGL from the coding sequence GTGCGCCGTACCGTATTCAACGAGGACCACGAGGCGTTCCGGGAGACCATCCGCGCCTTCATCGAGGCCGAGGTCGTCCCGGTCTACGACGAGTGGTTCGCGGCCGGCCAGGCGCCGCGCGAGTTCTACGACAAGCTGGGCGAGCTGGGCATCTTCGGCATCAACGTGCCCGAGGAGTTCGGCGGCGCGGGCCTGGACACCCACAAGTTCGAGGCCGTCCTGTACGAGGAGACCTCGCGCGCGGGCGTCCAGTTCGGCGGCTCCGGCGTGCACGTGCTGCTCGCCCTCCCCTACATCAAGATGCTCTCCACCGACGAGCAGAAGAAGCGGTACCTGCCGAAGTTCGTCACCGGCGAGGAGATGTGGGCGCTGGCGATGACCGAGCCGGGCACCGGCTCCGACGTCGCGGGCATGAAGACCACCGCCAAGCTCTCCGAGGACGGCACGCACTACGTCCTCAACGGCTCCAAGACCTTCATCACCGGTGGCGTCCACGCCGACCGCGTGATCGTCTGCGCCCGCACGTCCGCCCCGACGGCCGAGGACCGCCGCTTCGGCATCTCCCTCTTCGCCGTGGACACCAAGTCCGAGGGCTACTCCATCGGCCGCAAGCTGGACAAGCTGGGCCTGCGCACCTCCGACACGGCCGAGCTGGCCTTCGTCGACGTCAAGGTCCCGGTCGAGGACCTGATGGGCGAGGAGGGCAAGGGCTTCTACTACCTCGGCCACAACCTGGCCTCCGAGCGCTGGGGCATCGCCTTCGGCGCCTACGCCCAGGCCAAGGCCGCCGTCCGCTTCGCCAAGGAGTACGTGCAGGACCGCACCGTCTTCGGCAAGCCGGTCGCGCACTTCCAGAACACCAAGTTCGAGCTGGCCGCCTGCCAGGCCGAGGTGGACGCGGCCGAGGCCGTCGCCGACCGCGCCCTGGAGGCCCTGGACGCCGGCGAGCTGTCCCCGGCCGAGGCCGCGAGCGCCAAGCTCTTCTGCACCGAGGTCGCGCACCGCGTCATCGACCGCTGCCTCCAGCTGCACGGTGGCTACGGCTACATGAACGAGTACCCGATCGCGCGCCTGTACGCCGACAACCGCGTCAACCGCATCTACGGCGGCACCAGCGAGATCATGAAGTCGATCATCGCCAAGTCGATGGGCCTGTAG